Within Nitrospira sp. MA-1, the genomic segment AATAGGGATTCAGCAGACAAAAGCGACTATTGCCATCCGTCGTCATGGCCAGGGCTTTGGAGGTTCCTTTTATGCGAACTACGGCGGAATCGGATCCAGGGCACACCACGGTATTAGTTCCTACCATATGATCATATTGCCGAAACACCCAACGTTTGCTGGCGATGGTTGGTGAAGCTAAGAGTTTCAGTAATACCTCAGCAGGGTCTTTAACGTCAGGAAGAGCGTCAATATTTAAGGACTGCAAAAACTCTTGATACTGAGGTGGTACGGCAGGACGTTCATAGCGTGGACCTTCCTCGGCGAGGGCATGAGCGGGTATTTCAGCCACAATCTCATGGCCTTCTCTGATTCGAAGGAATCCATCATCCGTCACACGTCCGACCACTGCGGCATCAATGCCCCATTTCCGGCAGATGGCAAGAACTGCCTCTTCCTTGCCAGGTTGAGCCACCAGCAACATCCTCTCCTGAGATTCCGATAACAGAATCTCATAGGGAGTCATGTGCGGTTCACGGCGAGGGACTTTAACTAAGTCCATGTCAATACCGGTTCCGGCGCGGGAGGCCATTTCACAGGACGAACTGGTGAGCCCAGCGGCCCCCATGTCTTGAATCCCGACCAACAGGTCCTGTTCCAAAAATTCAAGGCACGCTTCAAGTAATAGTTTTTCTAGAAATGGATCTCCTACTTGTACATTCGGACGTTTTTTTTCTGAGGCATCATCAAAACTATCAGAGGCCATGGTGGCGCCATGAATCCCGTCCCGTCCTGTTTTGGCACCAATGTAAAGCACTTGATTTCCAGCACCTTTGGCTAAGCCCCGCAGGAGACGATCTTTTTTTACGATGCCCAGACAAAAGACATTCACCAGTGGATTTTTTGAATAAATATCGTTAAATGTAATTTCCCCACCTACCGTGGGCACCCCCATGCAGTTCCCATAGGAAGAAATCCCGGAAACGACTCCTTTGAGGATATGCCGGTTCTTTGGCAGGTCCAATTCACCGAATCGCAGGGAATTCAATAACGCAATCGGGCGTGCTCCCATGGTAAAGATATCGCGTAGAATCCCCCCGACACCGGTGGCCGCCCCTTGAAATGGTTCAATATATGACGGATGATTGTGCGATTCCATTTTGAAGACTGCCGCAAGTCCTTCTCCAATATCCACGGCGCCAGCGTTTTCCCCAGGCCCTTGAACCACACGCTCCCCCTCGGTCGGAAATCGTTTCAAATGAATGCGTGAACTCTTATAACTGCAGTGTTCACTCCACATTACAGAAAAGATGCCCAACTCAGTGAGATTCGGCTCACGACCCAGGTGCTTGAGGATTTGCTGATACTCATCCTCGGACAGACCATGCTGTTCAATAATTTTTGAGGTAAGCGGTATATGCGGCGAAGCTTTTGAGTCCTGTGTCATAACAATTCAATTATCCTGAGGTGTGCTTTTCTCAATAGATAAATAGCGGATGAGAAAGGTCAAAAACTAAACATGATACTAAAAATTTAGAAACAAACCGATGAGGTTCATTTCCTCAACGCTTACAGATATGTAAATGGGAAAGCTAGGAAAGCCGCTATTTTGATGAAAGGTAATTTAGCATAAACACAATCATACTGTCCTGTGGGTTAATGCCCCGAAGGAAGGCGAAGGGGTAAATGGTCCGTCACATACGAAGCATATCGCAATGCAGTGAGGATCTGTTCATATGTCAGATTCAACGCTTCTTGAACATCATCGAATGATTTTCCAATGCCAAGGGTTCCTACAATGGTGGCCACGTCAACGGCGGTGCCTGCCACGCATGGTTTCCCGTGGCAAATGTCTGAGGTCATCGTAATTCCGGGAAAAACTTCCATGGTGGGCTCAACAGGCAAGGAAAGCACTGACTGATTAGTGTCATGTAGGTTATACAGTTTGGGGTGTTTTGTGTTTATCCAATGCTGAAATCATTGATCGAAAAATATACAACCCATCCTCATTATTGAGAAGGTGTTCTGCGCCTCGCTCTGGATGAGGCATCAGACCCAGAACGTTCCCGGCCGCATTACGAATTCCCGCAATGCTATCCAGCGATCCATTGGGATTAGCTTGAGAAGTGACTTTGCCTTCACGATCACAATATCGAAAAACGATTTGCGCATTGGCCTGCAAGGCGGACAACGTCACTGGGTTCGAATAATAATTTCCTTCAGCATGGGCAATCGGCAACTTCAGAATCTGTCCGGGTTCACAGTGATTGGTAAATGGAGTATTCGCGTTTTCTACCCGTATATAGCGGTCTTCGCAAATAAAAGAAAGATCCCGATTACGCAACATGGCACCGGATAATATTCCAAGCTCCAAAAGCATTTGAAATCCATTGCATATGCCCAAGACCATTCCTCCCCGCCCAGCAAAATCAACGACCGCATCCATGATGGGAGAAAATCGGGCTATGGCACCTGTGCGCAGATAGTCCCCATAAGAAAAGCCCCCTGGCAGGATAATGGCATCCATGCCTTTGAGGGATCTCTCTTGATGCCAAATAAAATGGGCAGTTTGTTTCATGATCTTCGAAAGGACATATCCACAATCACGATCACAATTGGAGCCGGGAAATACAATGATACCGATGTTCATATTGAACTCCCCCTTGTGTCATTACTACTGAGACGAGGGAGCTTAGCCGGGAAAAAATCGAATTTAATCAAGAGAGACAACCGGGAGACCATCAGTTACGCCTCAATGATCTCGTATTGATAATCTTCAATGACGGTATTGGCAAGCAGTTTTTCGCACATCTCTTTTATACTATTTCCTGCAGATGTCCTGTCTGTTTCGCAAAGATCCACCTCGATGAATTTCCCTATACGGACCTCTCCAACCGTGTCAAAACCAAGAGTTTGAAGCGATTGTTGAATGGCTCGACCTTGAGGATCCAGGATTCCGTTTTTGAGCGTAATGTAAATTTTGGCTTTCATGATTTCACAGAAGACCCGCCACGCATTAGGTGAATAAAGGCTTGACGTCACAGCCAGGGTTGTTGCCAAGGTGGCTTTTGCCAAAGAACGAGCGCATTATTCGAAATAATGCCAATTATCCGCAAACTCGTTTGAGAACTTCTTGATAGGTTTCCTCGATCCGTCCCAGATCTTTTCGGAAACGATCCTTATCCATGCGTTCCCCGGTTTGAATATCCCAAAAACGGCACGTGTCCGGGGAAATTTCATCTGCCAAAATAATCTGACCGTTCCACAATCCGAATTCTAACTTAAAATCCACCAGCATCATGCCCCTTTTCTGAAAAAAAGGTTTTAACACTTCGTTGATCTTGAGGGCCTGCTGTCGGAGTTCTTCAACTTGCGGGGGTGTGGCCAATTTAAGCAGGCGAATATGGTCCTCGGAAATCAAAGGGTCGCCCAGCGAATCGTCTTTATAGAAGAATTCGACTAATGGGGGATCAATGATCAAACCTTCTTCTAACCCCAGACGTTTGACAATGCTGCCGGTGGCTCGATTACGCACCACAACTTCAACTGGAATAATTTTCACTCGTCGCGTTAACATTTCCCGATCATTGAGTTGCTGGATAAAATGGCTGGGAGTACCCGCTTCAGCAAGGTATTGAAAAAGCGTGGCGGAGATTTTATTGTTCACCACCCCTTTTTCCAGAATCGTCCCCCGTTTTTGCGCGTTGAAGGCGGTCGCATCATCCTTGAAGTAGTGAATGACTTCGTCTAATTTTTCGGTCAGGAAAATTTTTTTGGCTTTTCCTTCGTAAAACATATCTCCCTTAGTCATTCTGTCTTCCTCTTTTTGGAGGGTTTTCTTGGATGAGTGGCTCGGGGTGGCGTTGATCGCTGGCTTTGGGGATTCATTCCAAACACCCGTCTAAAAATCTGCTGCTGGTTTCGCAAATAGGCTCTGGGATTGAAGCAGGTTGCAATCTCTTTTGCACTCAAGTGTTTGGCAATAAAGGGATCCCCCTCTATAAGAGATTGGAAACTTCCTGCCCCTTTCCAGGCAGCCATTGCCTGTTGCTGCACATGCTCATAGGCGTTTTTTCTGATTGCACCTTTATCTAACAACGCCAGTAACACTCGTTGCGAGTAGATCAGTCCACCGGTTTGATTCAGAGTGGCCATCATCCGTTCAGGATAAACCACTAGTTTGGATAACATGTTCGTTAACCGAACCAGCATATAATTGATCAAAATCGTGCTATCCGGAAGAATAATCCGCTCAGCAGATGAATGGCTAATGTCCCGTTCATGCCACAAGGCAACATTTTCCATGGCAGCCAGACTGTTACTTCGCACTACCCTGGCAAGACCACATAAATTTTCCGAGCTGATCGGATTCCGTTTATGAGGCATGGCGGAAGAGCCTTTTTGGCCTGGCTCAAAGTATTCTTCAGCTTCCAGGACTTCGGTTCTTTGCAAATGACGAATTTCAATGGCAATTTTTTCAATACTCGCTGCCATCAGTGCCAAGACCGAAAGAAAGGCCGCGTGCCGGTCCCGCTGAAGCACCTGGTTTGAAATAGGCGCCGGGTTCAACCCTAACCGTTGACAAACGGTTTTTTCGATTGAGGGAGAAAGATGGGCAAATGTGCCCATGGCCCCGGAAAGCTTGCCGACAGCAATGTCCACGAACGCCGCCTCTAAGCGGATTTGCTGCCGTTGAAACTCCTGATACCAAATGGCGACCTTCCATGCAAAGGAAATAGGCTCTCCATGGATCCCATGGGAACGCCCCACCATCAGCGTATCCTGATGCGCAAAAGCTAAATCCCGCAAGGCACCAAGCAAGGCTTTGACATCCTCACGAATCAATTGGGCAGCTTCCACTAATTGCAACGAAAGAGACGTATCGACGATATCCGAAGAGGTGAGCCCAACATGCAAAAACCGTCCGTCATTCCCTGCCTGCTCCGCCACGGATTCCAGGAAGGCAATAACATCATGTTTTGTGACTTGTTCGATAGCCGCGATTCGTAAAGGATTGACCTTGACCTTTTTTCGAATGCGGGCTGCCACACCAGGAGGAATCTGTCTCATTTTTTCCATGGCCTCACACACGGCAAGTTCGACCTCCAACCACAACTCATATTTGTGGGTCTGGGTCCAAACGGCCCCCATACGGGGTAACGTGTAGCGGTCAATCATGGGAAAGGACAGTTAGGAGGTAGGTGATGGATCAGAGAATTCCGGCGCTGGGGTTTTCTGTTGAATTTGGCCTCGCTTGATGGCAAGCTTTGGTTCAGCACGGAGAACATGGTCTAAAAGACCATTGACGAATCGCCTGGCCTCATCATCCGCAAAAAGTTTAGCCAATTCAACCGCTTCATTGATGGTCACCATGGCCGGAATATCAGGCTCCCATAACAATTCGTAAATGGAACATCTCAAAATATTCCGATCCACAACCGGCATACGTTGCAAGGACCAATCGATGGCAAAATCACGAATAATTTCATCAATTTCAGATTGATTCGTAATGACCCCACGAAAGAGATTCGAGGTAAATGTTTGGACTTCCGGTGATGCAGATTGACTTGCCCAAAACTTTTCTTGCCATGATGGGTTTTGATCTTGAAATTCGTATTGGAAAAGCATTTGCAATGCAAGCTGACGGGCCAAACGTCTGGATGGCCGACCCTGAGCCTGATTAGCTGGTGGTGTACCTGATGGGACCGTCATAGTCATGATGTTGTGGATTCTCTTAAAAAGCCAGACTGGCGGATGCTGGTCCTACTCAACTGCTTCATTAAAACGGCCATTTCCAAAGCCATGCGGGCGG encodes:
- the purS gene encoding phosphoribosylformylglycinamidine synthase subunit PurS, which codes for MKAKIYITLKNGILDPQGRAIQQSLQTLGFDTVGEVRIGKFIEVDLCETDRTSAGNSIKEMCEKLLANTVIEDYQYEIIEA
- the purB gene encoding adenylosuccinate lyase; translation: MIDRYTLPRMGAVWTQTHKYELWLEVELAVCEAMEKMRQIPPGVAARIRKKVKVNPLRIAAIEQVTKHDVIAFLESVAEQAGNDGRFLHVGLTSSDIVDTSLSLQLVEAAQLIREDVKALLGALRDLAFAHQDTLMVGRSHGIHGEPISFAWKVAIWYQEFQRQQIRLEAAFVDIAVGKLSGAMGTFAHLSPSIEKTVCQRLGLNPAPISNQVLQRDRHAAFLSVLALMAASIEKIAIEIRHLQRTEVLEAEEYFEPGQKGSSAMPHKRNPISSENLCGLARVVRSNSLAAMENVALWHERDISHSSAERIILPDSTILINYMLVRLTNMLSKLVVYPERMMATLNQTGGLIYSQRVLLALLDKGAIRKNAYEHVQQQAMAAWKGAGSFQSLIEGDPFIAKHLSAKEIATCFNPRAYLRNQQQIFRRVFGMNPQSQRSTPPRATHPRKPSKKRKTE
- a CDS encoding phosphoribosylaminoimidazolesuccinocarboxamide synthase, translating into MTKGDMFYEGKAKKIFLTEKLDEVIHYFKDDATAFNAQKRGTILEKGVVNNKISATLFQYLAEAGTPSHFIQQLNDREMLTRRVKIIPVEVVVRNRATGSIVKRLGLEEGLIIDPPLVEFFYKDDSLGDPLISEDHIRLLKLATPPQVEELRQQALKINEVLKPFFQKRGMMLVDFKLEFGLWNGQIILADEISPDTCRFWDIQTGERMDKDRFRKDLGRIEETYQEVLKRVCG
- the purL gene encoding phosphoribosylformylglycinamidine synthase subunit PurL, encoding MTQDSKASPHIPLTSKIIEQHGLSEDEYQQILKHLGREPNLTELGIFSVMWSEHCSYKSSRIHLKRFPTEGERVVQGPGENAGAVDIGEGLAAVFKMESHNHPSYIEPFQGAATGVGGILRDIFTMGARPIALLNSLRFGELDLPKNRHILKGVVSGISSYGNCMGVPTVGGEITFNDIYSKNPLVNVFCLGIVKKDRLLRGLAKGAGNQVLYIGAKTGRDGIHGATMASDSFDDASEKKRPNVQVGDPFLEKLLLEACLEFLEQDLLVGIQDMGAAGLTSSSCEMASRAGTGIDMDLVKVPRREPHMTPYEILLSESQERMLLVAQPGKEEAVLAICRKWGIDAAVVGRVTDDGFLRIREGHEIVAEIPAHALAEEGPRYERPAVPPQYQEFLQSLNIDALPDVKDPAEVLLKLLASPTIASKRWVFRQYDHMVGTNTVVCPGSDSAVVRIKGTSKALAMTTDGNSRFCLLNPYLGGGLAVAEAARNLVCAGALPIGVTDCLNFGNPERPDIMWQFIMAVEGIADACRTFEIPVVSGNVSFYNETNGLSIYPTPIVGMVGLIERPENIITQWFKQSGDQILLLGETKEDLGGTEYLKVIHSREQGNPPWLDMDREKALHSCLLSLIQDGLVQSAHDCSEGGLLVTLAECCLTHPSAPFGATVILTQDRLRLDALLFGESPSRVVISIKPENIKRVRELVEGFGVPSIELGQVTQENMDITVRGGNDQPVSQISLSLSEMGSAWHHSLARQLGTEES
- the purQ gene encoding phosphoribosylformylglycinamidine synthase subunit PurQ, with the translated sequence MNIGIIVFPGSNCDRDCGYVLSKIMKQTAHFIWHQERSLKGMDAIILPGGFSYGDYLRTGAIARFSPIMDAVVDFAGRGGMVLGICNGFQMLLELGILSGAMLRNRDLSFICEDRYIRVENANTPFTNHCEPGQILKLPIAHAEGNYYSNPVTLSALQANAQIVFRYCDREGKVTSQANPNGSLDSIAGIRNAAGNVLGLMPHPERGAEHLLNNEDGLYIFRSMISALDKHKTPQTV
- the nusB gene encoding transcription antitermination factor NusB, which gives rise to MTMTVPSGTPPANQAQGRPSRRLARQLALQMLFQYEFQDQNPSWQEKFWASQSASPEVQTFTSNLFRGVITNQSEIDEIIRDFAIDWSLQRMPVVDRNILRCSIYELLWEPDIPAMVTINEAVELAKLFADDEARRFVNGLLDHVLRAEPKLAIKRGQIQQKTPAPEFSDPSPTS
- a CDS encoding DUF433 domain-containing protein, with amino-acid sequence MTSDICHGKPCVAGTAVDVATIVGTLGIGKSFDDVQEALNLTYEQILTALRYASYVTDHLPLRLPSGH